From one Halothece sp. PCC 7418 genomic stretch:
- a CDS encoding DUF4336 domain-containing protein: MTQRDFRWQYWPLLPIYPYGKRRTLRREVLKNTIWTFDQVQGIFYVVVPIRMTVVRLETGGLLVYAPIAPTPECIRLMRELEAEHGVVKQIVLPTISGLEHKVFVGPFARKFPDAHVYIAPQQWSFPVNLPLSWLGFPRKRTHFLSSPYKYNPFGETFDYAILGPIKLGLGSFGEVALFHKPSRTALLTDSVISIPKTPPESVELDPYPLLFHARDNSVEAVEDTPAMREKGWQRICLFANYFQPDALEVLEWGDTWQEAQQAPDRSKKAYFGFYPFRWRPHWKESFEKLQGNGRLLVAPILQKLILNRAPQETITWANLLVSWHFERLIPCHFQAPLEVSPREFRQAFTFLEKEELPLNQLYSPLPQADLAPLDNIEVTLRKGKLVPPPQEKV; this comes from the coding sequence ATGACGCAACGTGACTTTCGCTGGCAATATTGGCCCCTTCTCCCCATCTATCCTTATGGAAAACGGCGTACCCTGCGTCGAGAAGTCCTGAAAAACACGATCTGGACATTCGACCAAGTGCAGGGCATTTTCTATGTGGTCGTTCCGATTCGGATGACAGTGGTACGCTTAGAAACAGGGGGATTATTAGTTTACGCGCCCATTGCACCAACGCCAGAATGTATCCGCTTGATGCGAGAATTGGAAGCGGAACATGGGGTCGTCAAACAGATTGTTCTTCCCACGATTTCAGGATTAGAACATAAAGTCTTTGTCGGTCCTTTTGCGCGGAAGTTCCCTGATGCTCACGTTTATATTGCCCCACAGCAATGGAGTTTTCCTGTTAATCTCCCGTTGAGTTGGCTGGGGTTTCCTCGGAAACGGACGCATTTTCTGTCATCTCCCTACAAATATAATCCCTTTGGGGAAACCTTTGATTATGCGATTTTAGGTCCAATTAAACTGGGTTTAGGCTCATTTGGAGAAGTCGCCCTTTTCCATAAGCCCTCTCGCACTGCACTGCTGACAGATAGTGTCATTTCAATCCCAAAAACCCCTCCCGAAAGCGTCGAGCTTGATCCCTATCCTTTACTATTTCATGCCAGAGACAATAGTGTGGAAGCAGTGGAAGATACCCCAGCCATGCGAGAAAAAGGCTGGCAACGGATTTGTTTGTTTGCGAACTATTTTCAGCCTGATGCGTTAGAGGTGCTGGAATGGGGGGACACTTGGCAAGAAGCCCAACAAGCCCCAGACCGCTCGAAAAAAGCCTATTTTGGATTTTATCCCTTCCGTTGGCGACCCCACTGGAAAGAGTCCTTTGAGAAACTACAAGGAAATGGACGGCTGTTAGTCGCGCCTATCCTCCAAAAACTGATTCTGAACCGTGCGCCTCAAGAAACGATTACATGGGCAAATCTGCTGGTGAGTTGGCATTTTGAACGACTGATTCCCTGTCATTTTCAAGCGCCCTTAGAGGTTTCGCCTCGGGAGTTTCGTCAAGCGTTTACGTTCCTAGAAAAAGAAGAACTTCCCCTTAATCAACTCTATTCTCCCCTCCCACAAGCCGATTTAGCTCCCTTGGACAATATTGAAGTTACCTTGAGGAAAGGAAAATTAGTGCCACCGCCTCAGGAAAAAGTTTAA
- a CDS encoding AarF/ABC1/UbiB kinase family protein, whose protein sequence is MTQQTVSASSASQNHSDQASNPRIPKETITVESSTQPLHPTLGDDEWRYDPERINNYYRNRPLSVFRRLIALIFPGTAFGVRLLFDKLTGRIAKNEQKRAIELREILTELGPTYIKIGQALSTRPDLVPPIYLEELAQLQDQLPPFDNSIAYHFIEDELGSDPHEIYAEISDHPVAAASLGQVYKGKLKTGEEVAIKVQRPDLLRRITIDLYILRKVAFFATNHIKRIRSDLVAIMDEFANRIFEEMNYAYEGYNAERFKELYGYIQEIYIPKIYWEYTGRRVLTMEWIAGIKLTNVQAIQEAGIEATRLVEIGVECSLRQLLESGFFHADPHPGNLLAMSDGRLAYLDFGMMSEIKPYQRYGLIQAVVHLVNRDFESLAHDYVQLEFLSEDTDLRPIIPALASVFQNALGASVAELNFKSITDQMSEVMYEFPFQVPAYYALIIRSLVTLEGIAIGIDPNFKVLSKAYPYVAKRLLIDPAPELRESLKDLLFREGRFRWNRLENLLRNARNSQDYDFEKVLDQALDFLFSERGAFIRERLVDELVKAIDVYGQRSFYNISASVRERVGLAVNETPPQLGNNNENLEHIQNIIQILQETPGFDPMRIVPLVPKVLSKPETQHMGQQIVGKLTEKAIARFIRNIALQDQPHHSNNGHQATPSLPSASKR, encoded by the coding sequence ATGACTCAACAAACCGTTTCTGCTTCCAGTGCATCCCAAAACCATTCGGATCAAGCCAGTAACCCCCGTATCCCCAAGGAAACAATCACAGTGGAGTCATCAACCCAGCCCCTACACCCTACTTTAGGCGATGACGAGTGGCGTTATGATCCAGAAAGAATTAATAACTACTATCGCAATCGTCCTTTGTCGGTATTCAGACGACTGATTGCACTGATTTTTCCTGGGACTGCGTTTGGTGTCAGGTTGCTGTTTGACAAACTGACAGGACGAATTGCAAAAAACGAACAAAAACGCGCGATCGAGCTTCGAGAAATTCTCACAGAATTGGGACCAACTTACATTAAAATTGGACAAGCCCTCTCCACCCGCCCCGATTTAGTCCCCCCGATCTACCTGGAAGAACTAGCACAACTGCAAGACCAACTTCCCCCTTTCGATAATTCTATTGCGTATCACTTCATTGAAGATGAACTCGGAAGCGATCCCCATGAAATCTACGCTGAAATTTCCGATCATCCTGTTGCAGCAGCGTCTCTGGGACAAGTCTATAAAGGAAAACTAAAAACAGGGGAAGAAGTGGCGATTAAAGTCCAACGTCCCGACTTACTTCGTCGTATCACCATTGACCTCTACATCCTGCGGAAAGTCGCGTTTTTCGCCACCAATCATATCAAGCGCATTCGTAGTGACTTAGTGGCGATTATGGATGAGTTCGCCAACCGCATTTTTGAGGAAATGAACTACGCTTATGAAGGCTATAATGCGGAACGATTCAAAGAACTTTATGGCTATATCCAAGAGATTTATATTCCTAAAATCTATTGGGAGTACACGGGTCGTCGGGTATTGACAATGGAGTGGATCGCTGGGATTAAGTTAACCAATGTCCAAGCGATTCAAGAGGCTGGAATTGAGGCGACGCGCTTGGTTGAAATTGGGGTTGAATGTTCTCTGCGTCAGCTTTTAGAAAGTGGCTTCTTCCATGCTGATCCGCATCCTGGAAACTTGCTTGCGATGTCAGATGGGCGTTTAGCTTATCTTGATTTTGGCATGATGAGCGAGATTAAACCCTATCAGCGTTATGGACTGATTCAAGCGGTTGTTCACTTAGTCAATCGTGACTTTGAATCCCTCGCCCATGACTATGTACAATTAGAATTTCTCTCTGAAGATACTGATTTACGTCCGATTATTCCCGCTTTAGCCAGTGTCTTTCAAAATGCTTTAGGGGCGAGTGTTGCTGAACTCAACTTCAAAAGCATTACCGATCAGATGTCAGAAGTGATGTATGAGTTTCCCTTCCAAGTTCCCGCTTATTATGCGTTAATTATTCGTTCTTTGGTGACTTTAGAAGGAATCGCGATCGGCATTGACCCCAACTTTAAGGTTCTCAGTAAAGCCTATCCCTACGTCGCCAAACGACTGCTGATTGATCCTGCACCAGAGTTAAGAGAATCTTTGAAAGATTTACTCTTCAGAGAAGGGCGTTTCCGTTGGAATCGTTTAGAAAACTTACTGCGGAATGCTCGTAACTCTCAAGATTATGACTTTGAAAAAGTCTTAGACCAAGCCCTAGACTTTCTTTTCTCTGAACGGGGTGCATTTATTCGGGAACGCCTCGTGGATGAGTTAGTCAAAGCGATTGATGTTTATGGACAACGCAGCTTCTATAATATTTCTGCTTCAGTGCGGGAACGAGTCGGTTTAGCGGTGAATGAAACCCCACCTCAGCTTGGGAACAATAATGAAAATCTTGAACATATCCAAAATATTATACAAATCCTACAAGAGACTCCTGGTTTTGACCCGATGCGGATTGTTCCTCTTGTTCCCAAAGTTTTATCCAAACCTGAAACTCAACACATGGGACAGCAGATTGTGGGTAAACTAACCGAAAAAGCGATCGCGCGGTTTATCCGTAATATCGCTTTGCAAGACCAACCCCATCACAGCAATAATGGTCATCAGGCTACTCCCTCCCTTCCCTCTGCATCGAAGAGATAA
- a CDS encoding aspartate kinase, translating into MTLVVQKFGGTSVGSVERIQKVAQRVYKTAQEGKQVVVVVSAMGKTTDELVTLAQQVSDQPSRREMDMLLSTGEQVSIALLSMALQELGQPALSLTGAQVGIVTETAHSRARILEIKRYRVQRHLDKGEVVVVAGFQGISSSEDLEITTLGRGGSDTSAVALAASLQADFCEIYTDVPGILTTDPRIVPEAALMSEITCDEMLELASLGAKVLHPRAVEIARNYGLTLVVRSSWSDEPGTKVISPLAQSRSLSGLEIGKAVDSVQLDTSQGQVALLRVPDSPGIAGQLFGEIATQDVDVDLIIQSIHEGNTNDIAFTVQRDVVKTAEAVASAIAPSLRTSDQPNEAEVMTKPKIATVAITGAGMIGRPGIAAKMFNTLAEANVNIRMISTSEVKVGCVIEEADGDRAVNALCQAFDLKSSPVSPHAEKNDHPPVRGVALDMNQAQVAMLHVPDYPGRAAKIFGRLAEEQISVDMIIQSQRSRLVNDIPSRDIAFTVSQADLEITQKTLNQLLPEIGAQEILLDQEIAKVSLVGAGMIGNPGVAAKMFSSLSEEKINIQMITTSEIKISCVVSKSQGQTALQVIHKVFDLGIN; encoded by the coding sequence ATGACCTTGGTTGTGCAGAAGTTTGGCGGAACATCCGTTGGTTCGGTGGAGCGCATTCAGAAAGTCGCCCAGCGTGTCTATAAAACAGCGCAGGAAGGAAAGCAAGTGGTTGTGGTTGTTTCCGCAATGGGGAAAACGACTGATGAACTGGTTACTCTGGCGCAACAGGTTTCTGATCAACCTAGCCGACGAGAAATGGATATGTTGCTCTCCACTGGCGAACAAGTGTCGATCGCGCTGCTCAGTATGGCCCTGCAAGAGTTAGGACAACCCGCTTTGTCCTTAACGGGGGCGCAAGTCGGTATCGTTACAGAAACCGCCCACAGTCGCGCCCGCATTTTAGAAATTAAGCGCTATCGCGTGCAACGACATTTAGACAAAGGGGAAGTGGTCGTCGTTGCAGGATTCCAAGGGATTAGCAGCAGCGAAGATTTAGAAATTACTACTTTAGGTAGAGGCGGATCGGATACATCTGCTGTAGCTCTGGCTGCCTCTCTGCAAGCAGATTTTTGTGAAATTTATACGGATGTTCCTGGCATTTTAACCACTGACCCCCGCATTGTTCCTGAAGCTGCGCTCATGTCGGAAATTACCTGCGATGAGATGCTAGAGTTAGCCAGTTTAGGAGCAAAAGTTTTACATCCCCGTGCGGTAGAAATTGCACGGAATTATGGGTTAACCTTGGTGGTTCGTTCCAGTTGGAGTGATGAACCAGGAACGAAGGTCATCTCCCCTTTAGCCCAATCTCGTTCTTTATCAGGGCTAGAAATTGGGAAAGCGGTAGATAGTGTGCAACTTGATACTTCTCAAGGACAGGTAGCATTATTGAGAGTTCCCGATTCACCAGGGATTGCAGGTCAATTATTCGGAGAAATTGCAACCCAAGATGTGGATGTGGATTTAATTATCCAGTCCATTCATGAAGGGAATACCAATGATATTGCCTTTACCGTACAACGGGATGTGGTCAAGACCGCTGAAGCCGTCGCCAGCGCGATCGCGCCCTCTCTTCGCACGTCTGACCAACCCAATGAAGCGGAAGTCATGACTAAGCCTAAAATTGCTACAGTTGCTATCACGGGTGCAGGCATGATTGGTCGCCCAGGAATTGCTGCCAAAATGTTTAACACCCTTGCTGAAGCCAATGTCAATATTCGCATGATTTCCACCTCGGAAGTTAAAGTAGGCTGTGTGATTGAAGAAGCGGACGGCGATCGCGCAGTCAATGCTCTGTGTCAAGCCTTTGATCTCAAGAGTTCTCCCGTTTCACCTCACGCTGAAAAAAATGACCATCCACCAGTGCGAGGGGTGGCGTTAGATATGAATCAAGCCCAAGTGGCGATGCTTCATGTTCCCGACTATCCTGGACGGGCTGCAAAAATCTTTGGACGTTTAGCGGAAGAACAGATTAGCGTGGATATGATTATTCAGTCGCAGCGATCGCGCTTAGTTAATGATATCCCCAGCCGTGATATTGCCTTTACCGTTTCCCAAGCTGATCTTGAAATCACACAGAAAACCTTAAACCAACTCCTCCCCGAAATTGGGGCACAAGAGATTCTATTAGATCAAGAGATTGCAAAAGTCAGTTTAGTGGGTGCGGGAATGATCGGTAATCCTGGAGTGGCTGCAAAAATGTTTTCGAGCCTTAGCGAAGAGAAAATTAATATTCAAATGATTACTACCTCTGAAATTAAAATTAGCTGTGTTGTTTCTAAATCTCAAGGACAAACTGCATTACAAGTGATTCACAAAGTCTTTGATTTAGGGATAAATTAA
- the petL gene encoding cytochrome b6-f complex subunit PetL — MSGAVAYLGILIGYTVVALGLYFGLRAAKVI; from the coding sequence ATGTCTGGCGCAGTTGCTTATCTGGGGATCTTAATTGGTTATACTGTTGTTGCTCTCGGACTTTACTTCGGCTTACGAGCAGCTAAAGTGATCTAA
- a CDS encoding histone deacetylase: MLPIIYSDQFLKHRTGRFHPERPERLKAIVSALQTTFSETVLDWQEPTPHQERDILSWVNKLHTSEYVQEVARLANEGGGRIDPDTPVSADSYEIALLAVSAWLDGVDQVLRTHHPSLVLARPPGHHAEKKGGMGFCLFSNCAIAAHYALTQPPVNRVAILDWDVHHGNGTQSLVEDSPHLIYCSLHQSPCYPGTGKPEERGIYNNVLNLPILPGSTWNEYQPLIEEQVIPFIRQFEPDLLLVSAGYDANAADPLAEVALSPETYQTLTETCLSLTPRVLFGLEGGYDLDAVAQSVVATVRACIDYSG; encoded by the coding sequence ATGCTACCGATTATTTATTCTGACCAGTTCCTTAAACATCGCACGGGACGCTTCCACCCAGAACGACCAGAACGTCTGAAAGCGATTGTTTCCGCGTTACAGACAACATTTAGCGAAACTGTATTAGACTGGCAAGAGCCGACCCCGCATCAAGAACGAGACATTTTATCTTGGGTCAACAAGCTGCATACGTCTGAATATGTGCAAGAGGTGGCGCGGTTGGCGAACGAGGGAGGGGGAAGAATTGATCCGGATACGCCAGTTTCTGCGGATAGTTATGAGATTGCGTTACTGGCGGTGAGTGCTTGGCTGGATGGGGTGGATCAAGTGTTAAGGACACATCACCCGAGTTTAGTCTTAGCGCGTCCCCCCGGACATCATGCGGAAAAAAAGGGGGGGATGGGCTTTTGTTTATTTTCTAATTGCGCGATCGCTGCTCATTATGCCTTAACCCAACCGCCAGTCAACCGAGTCGCAATTTTAGATTGGGATGTTCATCATGGGAATGGCACGCAATCTCTTGTGGAGGATTCTCCTCATCTGATTTACTGTTCCCTGCACCAGTCTCCTTGCTATCCAGGGACGGGAAAACCCGAAGAACGAGGAATATATAATAATGTCCTCAATCTTCCCATCCTACCTGGTAGCACTTGGAATGAGTATCAACCCTTAATTGAAGAACAGGTGATTCCGTTTATCCGTCAGTTTGAGCCAGATTTGCTCTTGGTGAGTGCGGGATATGATGCTAATGCTGCCGATCCTTTGGCAGAAGTTGCGCTTTCTCCTGAGACTTATCAGACTTTAACTGAAACCTGTCTTTCTTTAACCCCCCGAGTCTTATTTGGCTTAGAGGGAGGCTATGATTTGGATGCTGTGGCTCAATCTGTGGTGGCGACAGTTCGCGCTTGTATTGATTATTCAGGGTAG
- a CDS encoding SulP family inorganic anion transporter has translation MTDPVTTEETTQSKIFTDLVDQFQPQNLLPSLSAGLVTGIIAVIRAISYAALIFAGPLSEYLSTGVGMAIFSNAVIGIVVALLAPFPGIIATPLAAPTAVLAALASAIALQMNDAFPPQEILLTVIAGIVISTVLSGLLLLVLGRLKLGNQVQLIPHPVIGGFMGGTGLILIQGSLQVMTNVEFRLSQLSVYLQPEVLPNWVTGVICALILLVVSNRYKHFLIIPGTLLTFIGIFYLGFLLTGTSFTEAKAQDWLLSFAIEESQLWQPLIPSQLGGIHWSVILQNWDAIASVIFICLLELVLTKNGIELFVRRDIDVNRSLEAVGLGNVLAGVGSGLSGNQALPSTILVSKMGASRRLTGLICALVSIAVLFLGPSLLSFFPRPVIGALSFYLGLALVIQWVYRTWFQLDVSEYLIIIASLIVIFTVGFLEGIAVGFAAQLVLFLYNYTQQDIINDDWDGIKRRTEMLSFADRHLLQEKAHQIQLWQLQGYIFFATANRLVEKFRQLLNREEKHKPFYLIIDGSRLEGLDASAVLSCAKILRLAYQKQITIVYTSLNPSVEHKLNRGEALETDNPYCKHFSDLDQGLRWCESRLLEESLEQSASLY, from the coding sequence ATGACCGATCCCGTAACGACAGAGGAAACGACCCAATCGAAGATTTTTACTGATTTAGTTGACCAATTTCAGCCTCAAAACCTGTTACCCAGCTTGAGTGCTGGCTTAGTTACTGGCATTATTGCGGTCATTCGAGCCATTTCCTACGCAGCACTAATTTTTGCGGGTCCTCTGTCCGAATATCTTTCGACAGGCGTTGGCATGGCAATTTTTAGTAATGCTGTCATCGGAATTGTGGTTGCTTTACTCGCTCCCTTTCCTGGAATCATTGCCACGCCCTTAGCTGCCCCCACTGCGGTTTTAGCTGCTCTGGCTAGCGCGATCGCGCTGCAGATGAATGATGCTTTTCCCCCACAAGAAATTCTCCTCACAGTCATCGCTGGGATTGTCATTAGTACAGTTCTTTCTGGATTATTGCTTCTGGTGCTGGGACGATTGAAACTGGGCAATCAAGTTCAGTTGATTCCCCATCCTGTCATTGGGGGATTTATGGGAGGGACTGGCTTGATCTTAATTCAGGGGTCTCTGCAGGTGATGACCAATGTTGAGTTTAGATTATCTCAGCTATCCGTTTATCTACAACCGGAGGTGCTCCCCAATTGGGTCACTGGGGTCATTTGTGCTCTGATTCTTCTGGTGGTTTCCAACCGTTACAAACACTTTCTGATTATTCCGGGGACACTTCTGACCTTCATCGGCATCTTTTACCTGGGATTTTTACTGACTGGGACTTCGTTTACGGAAGCCAAAGCGCAAGATTGGTTGCTGAGTTTTGCCATTGAAGAGAGTCAGTTGTGGCAGCCTTTAATCCCTTCACAGTTGGGTGGGATTCACTGGTCAGTGATTCTGCAAAATTGGGACGCGATCGCGTCAGTGATTTTTATTTGTCTTCTGGAATTAGTTCTCACCAAAAATGGAATTGAATTATTCGTTCGGCGCGATATTGATGTTAATCGTAGCTTAGAGGCGGTCGGACTGGGCAATGTCCTTGCAGGGGTTGGCAGTGGTCTGTCAGGAAATCAAGCTCTTCCGAGTACCATTCTTGTTTCTAAAATGGGGGCAAGTCGTCGCCTCACGGGTCTCATTTGTGCTTTGGTCAGCATTGCGGTTCTTTTCTTGGGTCCGTCTTTATTATCCTTCTTCCCTCGCCCCGTTATTGGGGCTTTATCTTTCTATTTAGGTCTGGCGCTGGTTATCCAATGGGTTTACCGAACTTGGTTTCAACTGGATGTCTCTGAATATTTGATCATCATCGCCTCACTCATTGTTATTTTTACGGTTGGCTTTTTGGAAGGGATTGCTGTGGGTTTTGCAGCACAACTGGTTCTCTTTTTGTATAATTACACGCAACAGGACATCATTAACGATGATTGGGATGGCATTAAGAGGAGAACGGAAATGCTGTCTTTTGCGGATCGTCATCTCCTCCAAGAAAAAGCCCACCAAATTCAACTCTGGCAACTACAGGGATATATTTTCTTTGCAACGGCTAATCGGTTGGTTGAGAAGTTTCGCCAACTGCTCAATCGGGAAGAAAAGCACAAACCCTTTTACTTGATTATTGATGGTAGCCGACTAGAAGGGCTGGATGCGTCTGCGGTTTTAAGCTGCGCTAAAATTTTACGACTTGCCTATCAAAAGCAAATCACAATTGTTTACACCAGTTTAAATCCCTCTGTGGAACATAAACTCAATCGCGGGGAAGCACTAGAAACGGATAATCCTTATTGCAAGCACTTTTCTGATTTAGATCAAGGGTTGCGATGGTGCGAAAGTCGGCTTTTAGAGGAATCACTGGAACAATCAGCTTCACTTTATTAG
- a CDS encoding TIGR03279 family radical SAM protein, with amino-acid sequence MLKPARISRIVPDSIGEELGFEIGDAIVAINGERPRDLIDYQYLCAEEELTLEILDKHGETHYIELEKDYDDNLGLEFETALFDGLIQCNNRCPFCFIDQQPPGKRESLYLKDDDYRLSFLYGSYLTLTNLTQREWDRIAQMRLSPLYVSVHATEPELRSRLLKNPRAGQILEQLQWFQHHQLQIHAQVVVCPEINDGKHLEQTLRDLAQFHQGQLPTVISAAVVPVGLTRFRPQEDELIPVSTEKAQSIIQQVQPLQKEFQEKLGTSFAWLADEWFLIAREELPPASHYEDYPQLGNGVGSIRQFIQEFQTLAQDLLPPTINPPRRFTWVVGNAVEQAFQPLIAQLNTVSGLTVELRPCRSDYWGQEITVTGLLTGEDLLNSLSQKDLGDGVLLPSLMLKDHDTRFLDDVTLETLREQLKCPIYPVTDITHLIQTCLFDSLPPKISGEFSHLDLVS; translated from the coding sequence ATGTTAAAACCCGCTCGCATTTCCAGAATTGTCCCTGACTCAATTGGGGAAGAATTGGGATTTGAAATTGGGGACGCGATCGTTGCCATCAACGGAGAACGTCCTCGGGACTTAATTGATTACCAATATCTTTGCGCCGAAGAAGAACTCACCCTTGAAATTCTAGACAAACATGGCGAAACCCACTACATCGAATTGGAAAAAGACTACGACGACAACTTAGGCTTGGAATTTGAAACCGCTTTGTTTGACGGTTTGATTCAATGTAACAATCGTTGTCCTTTTTGCTTTATTGACCAACAACCCCCCGGCAAACGAGAAAGTCTTTACCTCAAAGATGATGACTATCGCTTAAGTTTTCTCTACGGGAGTTATCTCACACTCACCAACCTCACCCAACGAGAATGGGATCGGATTGCTCAAATGCGCCTCTCTCCCCTTTATGTCTCCGTTCATGCCACCGAGCCAGAACTCAGATCCAGATTACTCAAAAATCCTCGTGCTGGGCAAATTTTAGAACAACTCCAATGGTTTCAACACCATCAACTGCAAATTCATGCCCAAGTTGTGGTTTGTCCCGAAATTAACGATGGGAAGCACTTGGAACAAACCCTGCGGGATTTAGCTCAATTTCATCAAGGCCAGCTTCCGACCGTGATCTCGGCTGCGGTTGTCCCTGTGGGGTTAACTCGTTTTCGTCCCCAAGAAGATGAACTCATTCCTGTGAGCACGGAAAAAGCGCAAAGCATCATTCAACAAGTGCAACCGCTACAAAAAGAATTTCAGGAGAAACTAGGAACAAGTTTCGCCTGGTTAGCCGATGAATGGTTTTTAATTGCCCGTGAAGAACTCCCTCCCGCCTCCCATTATGAAGACTATCCCCAACTCGGAAATGGCGTTGGCTCGATTCGTCAATTTATCCAAGAATTCCAAACCCTTGCTCAAGACTTGCTTCCTCCAACAATTAATCCCCCACGTCGCTTCACTTGGGTCGTGGGGAATGCAGTGGAACAAGCATTTCAGCCTCTAATTGCCCAATTAAACACCGTCTCAGGATTAACGGTGGAATTAAGGCCTTGTCGGAGTGACTATTGGGGACAAGAGATTACCGTTACTGGCTTACTCACAGGAGAAGATCTCTTAAACAGTCTTTCTCAGAAAGATTTAGGAGATGGGGTTTTGCTACCCTCTTTAATGCTGAAAGATCACGATACCCGGTTCTTGGATGATGTCACCTTAGAAACCCTTCGTGAACAATTAAAATGTCCGATTTATCCCGTGACCGATATTACCCATTTAATCCAAACTTGTCTCTTCGATTCACTCCCCCCTAAAATATCAGGGGAATTTTCTCATCTGGACTTGGTTTCTTGA